In Aspergillus fumigatus Af293 chromosome 2, whole genome shotgun sequence, a genomic segment contains:
- a CDS encoding KH domain-containing protein, with translation MRDAPPVDETMADAVNVADEGDMEVTPKTEEEYAQSMLTLRAIVSSKEAGVIIGKAGKNVADLRDETGVKAGVSKVVPGVHDRVLTVTGPLQGTARAYALVAKGLLEGAPQMGMGGIVNNNGTHPVRLLISHNQMGTIIGRQGLKIKHIQDASGVRMVAQKEMLPQSTERIVEVQGTPEGIEKAVWEIGKCLIDDWQRGTGTILYNPAVRASVGGSTSMNTSSVGNGYSSRPYNRTGNGADFSDGQSGGYGRRSNPDTSNRGYPLVTEDGEEIQTQNISIPADMVGCIIGRGGSKITEIRRSSGARISIAKAPHDETGERMFTIMGSAQANEKALYLLYENLEAEKTRRSQLPQE, from the exons ATGCGCGATGCCCCTCCGGTTGACGAGACGATGGCCGATGCCGTGAATGTCGCCGATGAGGGTGACATGGAAGTCACTCCGAAGACCGAAGAGGAATACGCGCAGTCTATGCTGACCCTCCGCGCCATCGTCTCCTCTAAGGAAGCAGGCGTGATCATCGGCAAAGCCGGTAAAAACGTGGCTGATCTCCGTGATGAAACCGGTGTCAAGGCTGGCGTGAGCAAGGTTGTTCCTGGTGTTCATGATCGTGTCTTGACCGTCACGGGGCCCCTGCAAGGTACAGCGCGGGCTTATGCCTTGGTTGCAAAGGGCTTGCTTGAAGGAGCCCCGCAAATGGGCATGGGTGGCATTGTGAACAACAATGGAACTCATC CTGTCCGCCTCCTGATCTCCCACAATCAAATGGGCACCATTATCGGTCGACAGGGTTTGAAGATCAAACATATCCAGGATGCTTCCGGTGTGCGAATGGTCGCTCAGAAGGAGATGCTTCCTCAGTCTACCGAACGGATCGTGGAAGTGCAGGGCACTCCAGAGGGTATTGAGAAGGCTGTTTGGGAGATTGGAAAATGCCTCATCGACGACTGGCAGCGGGGAACCGGCACAATCCTTTACAATCCTGCGGTTCGTGCATCGGTTGGCGGATCCACCTCGATGAACACCAGCAGCGTGGGCAATGGCTACAGCAGTCGTCCGTACAACCGCACTGGTAACGGCGCCGATTTCAGCGACGGTCAATCCGGTGGCTATGGCAGACGCTCTAATCCCGATACCTCCAACCGCGGCTATCCCCTTGTCACTGAGGACGGCGAAGAAATTCAAACTCAGAATATCAGCATTCCTGCGGACATGGTCGGTTGCATCATCGGCAGGGGTGGAAGCAAAATCACCGAGATACGCAGAAGCTCTGGAGCCCGCATTTCCATCGCTAAAGCGCCTCACGATGAGACCGGAGAGCGCATGTTCACTATCATGGGCAGCGCTCAGGCTAATGAGAAGGCTCTGTACTTGCTGTACGAAAACCTCGAGGCTGAGAAGACCCGCCGAAGCCAGTTGCCTCAGGAATAA
- a CDS encoding alcohol dehydrogenase family protein, which yields MATKDTMRGVVFHEPFKVAVEERPVPKIQDSADIVVKVTYTALLIVYVLIEPGGGSDLHTYRGIEPSGSGFIMGHEFTGVVVETGDAVTKFQKGDKVTNNSGKCFYCKQGYSSRCEENILFGCEALDGGQAEYVRIPNAEGTAMKAPEGIDEKFLVLMGDIFPTGYFAASNAFKGRTPEQISEQTVVLIGCGPVGMCALINALEFKPKHLLAVDSVPSRLELARSLGAEPWNFKTDGEGLRKRVEELTNGRGADAVIEVVGLSPALRTGFDLLRPWGILSSVGVHNGEIPWNGSEAYGKNLIVQMGRCPVRSVSEAALEVLKKNQHLLGFMTENIMPLSRAAEAYELFNAMKVQKVIFEADK from the exons ATGGCCACCAAGGATACGATGCGCGGGGTCGTGTTCCACGAGCCCTTCAAGGTGGCCGTTGAGGAACGACCAGTGCCCAAAATCCAGGATTCGGCCGATATCGTCGTGAAGGTCACCTATACTGCCCTCT TGATTGTATATGTGCTAATTGAGCCGGGGGGTGGTAGCGACCTTCATACGTACCGTGGCATTGAGCCTTCTGGCTCGGGATTTATCATGGGCCATGAATTCAccggtgttgttgttgagaCCGGTGATGCCGTCACAAAGTTCCAGAAGGGGGATAAGGTT ACCAACAACAGCGGGAAATGCTTCTACTGCAAACAAGGATACTCCTCCCGATGCGAGGAGAATATCCTGTTCGGATGCGAAGCCTTGGATGGAGGGCAGGCGGAGTAT GTTCGAATTCCAAATGCAGAGGGCACTGCAATGAAGGCACCCGAGGGCATTGACGAAAAGTTCCTTGTTCTCATGGGCGACATCTTCCCAACTGGCTACTTTGCGGCCAGCAACGCGTTCAAAGGACGGACCCCAGAGCAGATCTCCGAGCAGACAGTCGTGCTCATCGGCTGCGGCCCCGTCGGCATGTGTGCTTTGATCAACGCACTGGAGTTCAAACCGAAGCATTTACTGGCAGTTGACTCTGTCCCGTCCAGACTCGAACTTGCCAGGTCGCTCGGTGCCGAGCCTTGGAACTTCAAAACAGACGGAGAAGGATTGCGCAAACGCGTCGAAGAGTTGACCAATGGGCGAGGAGCGGATGCTGTCATTGAGGTGGTTGGGCTTAGCCCAGCGCTGAGGACTGGATTTGATCTGCTGCGGCCATGGGGCATTCTCAGCAGTGTGGGTGTTCACAACGGGGAG ATTCCGTGGAATGGAAGCGAGGCATACGGAAAGAACCTCATTGTCCAGATGGGCAGATGCCCCGTCAGGTCTGTTTCTGAGGCAGCGTTGGAGGTTCTAAAGAAGAACCAGCATCTACTAGG ATTCATGACCGAGAATATCATGCCCCTTTCGCGCGCGGCGGAGGCCTACGAGCTCTTCAATGCGATGAAAGTCCAGAAGGTCATCTTCGAAGCTGATAAATGA
- a CDS encoding putative Yippee zinc-binding protein Moh1 gives MGLAYNVYLTSNKIFGCKKCKTHLADYNDIISRNFRGQHGKAYLFNTVVNVTHSEAVERNMTTGRHIVRDIFCRQCAELVGWKYDKAYESSEKYKEGKFILEEELLCVVC, from the exons ATGGGTCTTGCGTACAACGTCTATCTCACTTCCAATAAGATATTCGGGTGCAAGAAATGCAAAACGCACCTTGCCGATTACAATGATATCATCAGCCGG AATTTCCGTGGCCAACATGGCAAGGCGTACTTGTTCAACACTGTTGTCAATGTAACCCACTCCGAGGCTGTGGAGCGTAACATGACCACCGGAAGGCATATCGTCCGAGACATATTCTGCAGGCAATGCGCCGAACTAGTAGGGTGGAAGTACGACAAAGCGTACGAGTCGAGTGAGAAATACAAGGAAGGAAAGTTCATTTTGGAGGAAGAATTATTATGTGTGGTGTGTTGA